One window from the genome of Leptospira johnsonii encodes:
- the gyrB gene encoding DNA topoisomerase (ATP-hydrolyzing) subunit B — MSQPDSSYSAGQIKILEGLEAVRKRPGMYIGTQDETGLHKMVYEVVDNSVDEAMAGHCTEISISILPDNIIEVKDNGRGIPVAIHPEKNISTIEVVMTILHAGGKFENDAYKVSGGLHGVGVSVVNALSDWLEVEVYQNGKIHHQKYSRGIPQGPVSVIGESPERGTVVRFKPDASIFTTTEFHFDVLTSRFRELAFLNKGLKLIVQDKRKPDSEKHEFIFDGGIVSFVEYLNENKHPLHKTIHFERNKDDVVAEIAIQYSDTYSENIFCFTNNINNNLGGTHLEGFRAALTRTLNDFLKKDQQLVKKQPTALSGEDLKEGITAVISVKIPQPQFNSQTKEKLVNAEIKGIMQTLSGEGLSLFFEENPAITKKILEKCILSAKAREAARKARDLTRRKSVLEGGGLPGKLADCSEKDPAASELYIVEGDSAGGSAKQGRDRHYQAILPLKGKILNVEKARLDKILGNEEIRTLVSALGTGIGEDEFNVDKARYHKIFIMTDADIDGSHIRTLLLTFFFRYMRPIIEKGFLYVAQPPLYLIKHGKTSAYLFSDKEKDEYLKSLGTEKAVIQRYKGLGEMNPEQLWETTMDPEKRVVLKVKLDDYVEAEDTFNILMGDEVNPRRRFIEVNAAKVANLDL; from the coding sequence ATGAGCCAACCAGATAGCAGTTATAGTGCAGGTCAGATCAAGATCCTAGAAGGATTAGAGGCCGTACGCAAACGCCCCGGAATGTATATCGGGACCCAAGACGAGACAGGTCTTCATAAGATGGTCTACGAGGTTGTTGATAACTCCGTAGATGAGGCAATGGCTGGTCATTGTACCGAGATCAGTATCTCCATTCTTCCCGATAATATCATAGAAGTGAAGGACAATGGGCGTGGAATTCCAGTAGCCATTCACCCTGAAAAAAATATCTCCACAATCGAAGTGGTTATGACCATTTTGCATGCCGGTGGTAAGTTCGAGAACGATGCATATAAGGTTTCCGGTGGTCTTCACGGTGTAGGGGTCTCCGTAGTAAACGCTCTTTCCGATTGGTTAGAAGTAGAAGTTTACCAAAATGGAAAGATCCATCATCAGAAATATTCCAGAGGTATTCCTCAAGGTCCTGTCTCCGTCATTGGAGAGTCTCCCGAAAGAGGAACTGTTGTACGCTTTAAGCCGGATGCGAGTATCTTCACAACTACTGAATTCCATTTTGACGTGTTAACTTCTCGTTTTAGAGAATTAGCATTTTTAAATAAGGGATTAAAACTAATTGTTCAAGACAAAAGAAAGCCCGACTCCGAAAAGCATGAGTTCATATTTGATGGAGGGATTGTCTCTTTCGTTGAATATTTAAACGAAAACAAACATCCACTTCATAAAACAATTCATTTCGAAAGAAATAAAGATGATGTGGTCGCAGAAATCGCGATCCAATATTCAGATACATATTCTGAAAATATTTTTTGTTTCACCAATAATATAAACAATAACTTGGGTGGAACCCACTTGGAAGGTTTTCGTGCTGCTTTAACTAGAACACTTAACGATTTTTTAAAAAAAGATCAGCAGCTCGTAAAAAAACAACCTACTGCATTGTCGGGAGAGGATTTGAAAGAAGGGATCACGGCCGTAATTTCAGTAAAAATTCCTCAACCTCAGTTTAACTCTCAGACAAAAGAAAAATTAGTAAACGCAGAGATCAAAGGGATCATGCAAACTCTAAGTGGAGAAGGTCTCTCTCTTTTCTTCGAAGAGAATCCAGCAATTACTAAGAAGATATTAGAAAAATGTATATTATCAGCTAAGGCTCGAGAGGCCGCTCGTAAGGCTCGTGATTTAACTCGTCGTAAATCAGTTTTAGAGGGTGGCGGTCTTCCTGGAAAATTGGCTGACTGTTCCGAAAAGGATCCCGCTGCTTCTGAACTTTATATCGTAGAGGGAGATTCAGCAGGTGGTTCCGCTAAGCAAGGAAGAGATAGACATTACCAGGCAATTCTTCCTCTAAAAGGAAAAATTCTGAACGTAGAAAAAGCACGTTTAGATAAAATTCTTGGTAACGAAGAAATTCGTACTTTGGTTTCTGCATTAGGCACTGGAATCGGCGAAGATGAGTTTAATGTAGATAAAGCCCGTTATCATAAGATTTTTATTATGACGGATGCGGATATAGACGGTTCTCATATTCGCACATTACTTCTTACATTCTTCTTTCGTTATATGAGACCCATCATTGAAAAAGGGTTTCTATATGTTGCACAACCTCCACTGTATTTGATTAAACACGGTAAGACATCCGCTTATCTATTTTCTGATAAAGAGAAGGACGAATATTTAAAATCTCTTGGAACGGAAAAGGCAGTCATCCAGCGATATAAAGGTTTGGGTGAAATGAATCCGGAGCAACTTTGGGAGACAACTATGGATCCTGAAAAGCGGGTCGTTCTAAAAGTAAAACTCGATGATTATGTGGAAGCTGAAGATACATTTAATATCCTTATGGGTGACGAAGTAAATCCGAGACGTCGCTTTATCGAGGTCAACGCAGCCAAAGTTGCGAACCTTGATCTTTAA
- the gyrA gene encoding DNA gyrase subunit A, with product MSEELENETKTLGFSLSSRPDIGDALKNGVRVIPVEIEDQMKEAYLGYAMSVIVGRALPDVRDGLKPVHRRILHAMNERAWRSDRPYVKCAKIVGEVLGNYHPHGDSSVYDALVRMVQDFSLRVPLIDGQGNYGSIDGDNPAAYRYTEARLAKVAEELLRDIEKETVNFSANFDDTKQQPDVLPANFPNLLVNGSSGIAVGMATNIPPHNLRETIEAVITVIKNPDVSISELLKIIPGPDFPTGGTIIGGEGLLSAYHSGKGSIRIRSKVEIEENKKGREVIVVTEIPYQVNKKTLLERIGELVNEKQVEGISEILDLSDRKGIRVEIHIKKDANAQVILNQLLKLTQLQVSYGITMLAILDNKPKIFNIKEILVAYSIHRKEVIVRRTQFDLDKAEKRAHILEGLKIALENIEEVIKVIRASKNAPEAKEQLMARFVLSDVQADAILEMRLQRLTSLEVQKVIDELAEVRALIMDLKDILAKPERVSDIVCTELSEVSEKFGNKRKTDISLESVESSTFNAEDLIADEEVVLQITYDQFIKRLPLDTFKRQRRGGKGIQGLSQKREDVVKIMKTAMTHDNVMFFSNIGKVYMMKAYELPQASKEARGKSLKAIIGLGENESISAIFTFKEEDKGKDLLLVTKNGFIKRVELSEFGNVKKSGIIAIGLRDGDQLIEVISVEKGDNVMIFSANGLALRIEMDTIRAQGRTAQGVTGMRLSKEDAIVGLSKVVEGDDIFAISQNGYGKRLGFEEFGTKGRGGKGMAFLKVGEKNGNAVAVSSVGEEDEIILVTQQGMVIRTEANQISKMGRTAVGVRVVDIKDNDKVQDCTVIRENKEK from the coding sequence ATGAGCGAAGAGCTAGAGAACGAAACAAAAACTTTAGGATTCAGCCTTTCTTCCCGTCCTGATATTGGTGATGCATTGAAGAATGGCGTCAGGGTAATTCCTGTCGAAATCGAAGACCAAATGAAGGAGGCCTACCTTGGTTACGCGATGAGCGTAATTGTAGGAAGGGCTTTGCCTGACGTAAGAGACGGTTTAAAACCGGTTCACAGACGTATTCTACATGCAATGAATGAAAGGGCCTGGAGAAGTGATCGCCCCTACGTTAAATGTGCTAAGATCGTCGGAGAAGTATTAGGTAATTATCACCCGCACGGAGATAGTTCAGTTTACGACGCATTAGTGCGTATGGTCCAAGATTTTTCCCTTAGAGTTCCTCTTATTGACGGGCAAGGGAACTACGGATCTATAGATGGCGACAACCCGGCAGCATACCGATACACAGAAGCAAGACTCGCGAAAGTTGCAGAAGAACTTTTAAGAGATATCGAAAAGGAAACGGTAAATTTCTCTGCTAACTTTGATGATACCAAACAACAACCCGATGTCCTTCCTGCAAATTTTCCGAACTTACTAGTAAACGGTTCTTCCGGAATCGCGGTTGGGATGGCTACAAACATTCCTCCCCATAACTTGAGAGAAACGATTGAAGCAGTTATCACAGTAATTAAAAATCCTGACGTAAGTATATCAGAACTTCTTAAAATAATACCAGGACCGGATTTTCCAACCGGTGGTACGATCATCGGCGGAGAAGGTTTATTATCTGCATACCATTCTGGTAAAGGTTCAATTCGGATCCGTTCCAAAGTAGAAATAGAAGAGAACAAAAAAGGCAGGGAAGTAATCGTAGTTACAGAAATTCCTTACCAAGTAAACAAAAAGACTCTTCTAGAGAGAATTGGCGAGCTTGTTAACGAAAAACAAGTCGAAGGAATTTCTGAAATTTTAGATCTATCGGATAGAAAAGGGATCAGAGTAGAGATCCATATTAAAAAAGATGCAAATGCGCAAGTAATCCTGAATCAACTTCTGAAACTTACTCAACTTCAAGTAAGTTACGGGATCACAATGCTTGCGATCTTGGATAATAAGCCAAAGATCTTTAACATAAAAGAGATCCTGGTTGCTTATTCAATCCACAGGAAAGAAGTAATTGTTCGTAGAACTCAATTCGACCTAGATAAGGCAGAAAAACGCGCCCACATCTTAGAAGGATTGAAGATCGCTCTCGAAAACATAGAAGAAGTGATCAAAGTAATTCGTGCTTCTAAAAATGCACCGGAAGCGAAAGAACAATTGATGGCTCGATTCGTTCTTTCCGATGTCCAAGCCGATGCAATCCTTGAGATGAGACTCCAAAGACTTACTTCTTTAGAAGTCCAGAAGGTGATCGATGAGTTGGCAGAAGTTCGAGCTCTAATTATGGATCTGAAAGATATTCTCGCAAAACCTGAAAGAGTGTCTGACATAGTTTGTACTGAATTGTCCGAAGTTTCTGAAAAATTCGGTAACAAAAGAAAGACAGATATCAGCTTAGAAAGTGTGGAATCTTCTACTTTCAATGCGGAAGATCTGATTGCCGACGAAGAAGTAGTATTACAAATTACTTATGATCAATTCATAAAAAGACTTCCTCTGGATACTTTCAAAAGACAGAGACGTGGTGGAAAAGGGATCCAAGGACTTTCTCAAAAAAGAGAAGACGTAGTCAAGATCATGAAAACCGCCATGACCCACGACAATGTGATGTTCTTTTCCAATATCGGAAAAGTCTATATGATGAAGGCGTATGAACTTCCTCAAGCTTCCAAAGAAGCCAGAGGAAAATCCTTAAAGGCAATCATAGGACTTGGAGAGAACGAATCCATTTCCGCAATCTTCACATTCAAAGAAGAAGACAAAGGAAAAGATCTATTACTCGTAACCAAGAACGGGTTTATCAAACGAGTAGAATTATCCGAATTCGGCAATGTTAAAAAATCGGGTATCATCGCAATCGGCCTTAGGGACGGAGACCAACTCATCGAAGTAATTTCCGTCGAAAAGGGAGACAATGTAATGATCTTCTCCGCAAACGGACTTGCACTTAGGATCGAAATGGATACGATCCGCGCCCAAGGAAGAACTGCCCAAGGTGTAACCGGGATGAGACTTTCCAAAGAAGATGCGATCGTAGGCCTTTCTAAAGTGGTAGAAGGCGACGACATATTCGCGATCTCACAGAACGGTTACGGAAAACGCCTCGGCTTCGAAGAGTTTGGCACCAAAGGAAGAGGAGGCAAAGGAATGGCCTTCTTGAAAGTGGGTGAGAAAAACGGGAATGCAGTAGCAGTCAGTTCAGTGGGAGAAGAAGATGAGATCATCTTAGTCACCCAGCAAGGAATGGTCATCCGTACGGAAGCGAACCAGATCTCTAAAATGGGAAGAACCGCAGTGGGAGTCAGAGTTGTAGACATCAAGGACAATGATAAAGTCCAAGATTGTACTGTGATTCGAGAAAACAAAGAAAAATGA
- the dusB gene encoding tRNA dihydrouridine synthase DusB: MIRIGSVEIPGWLAMSPMAGISDSPTRTMARRYGSAFSYTEFVSTDSLAVGSKKALSLLRFREEERPITFQIFGNKLEIIVDAAKRIRELNPDIIDLNMGCPARNVSMRGSGVGLLRKPVYAGKIIEEMRKALDIPVTAKIRLGWDDSSRNYMEVSRILEESGVMAISVHGRTREMGYSGKADWDAIADIKSERKVPIFGNGDISSYEEAVRRKEESKVDGVLVGRNSIGNPWIFSNIKKEDLSFEEIVSTTLSHLQLMRETFGDKYGLILLRKHLVRYIQSRKEVEPMRLELLKMEDPEKLISILQDAQNSMSLVS; this comes from the coding sequence ATGATCCGTATCGGTTCTGTCGAAATTCCCGGTTGGTTGGCCATGTCGCCGATGGCCGGGATCAGTGATAGCCCGACCAGAACCATGGCTCGCAGATACGGATCTGCATTTTCCTATACTGAATTCGTTTCCACCGACAGCCTCGCGGTAGGTTCTAAAAAAGCGTTATCTCTATTACGTTTTCGTGAAGAAGAAAGACCAATCACCTTTCAGATTTTCGGCAATAAACTGGAAATCATAGTAGATGCGGCGAAAAGAATCCGCGAACTAAATCCCGATATCATCGATTTGAATATGGGTTGCCCTGCTCGAAATGTTTCTATGAGAGGGTCCGGAGTTGGACTTCTACGCAAACCTGTATATGCGGGAAAGATAATAGAAGAAATGAGAAAGGCACTGGATATTCCGGTGACTGCAAAGATCCGCCTAGGATGGGACGATTCTTCCAGAAACTATATGGAAGTTTCCAGGATCTTAGAAGAATCCGGAGTGATGGCGATCTCAGTTCACGGTCGAACCAGAGAAATGGGCTATTCCGGAAAAGCTGATTGGGACGCGATCGCAGATATAAAATCCGAAAGAAAGGTGCCTATCTTCGGCAACGGAGATATTAGTAGTTATGAAGAAGCTGTCCGCAGAAAGGAAGAATCCAAAGTGGACGGAGTGCTTGTTGGTAGGAATTCCATCGGAAATCCATGGATATTCTCAAATATCAAAAAAGAAGATCTAAGTTTCGAAGAGATTGTATCAACTACTCTAAGTCATTTGCAGCTGATGCGAGAAACCTTTGGAGACAAATACGGACTCATCCTCCTCAGAAAACATTTGGTGCGTTATATACAATCCAGAAAGGAAGTCGAGCCGATGAGATTAGAACTTCTCAAGATGGAAGATCCCGAAAAATTGATCTCCATTCTTCAGGATGCTCAAAACAGTATGAGTTTGGTTTCTTGA
- the lenA gene encoding lipoprotein LenA, whose amino-acid sequence MRAIALIFTILVLLACDKKKEEAPIEQIVGTKYSGGDQYVYKNPGTREKSEQVTLVYEFEEVNGLEIVSHESTDPKGKKTVTEYLKLRTVDGKEGFGLLKNFYDAVLFVVGDGDTAFAKNSLTSPSKGKLEKGMSCFESEASGEFSKVRCYGSIVKGGKLNNLYDIWIQPFSSNISRDPLLSDSVRNLKAASLKLIELNKTSDPAKQEELKKSASTALKTVSEKGDIYQESANSIATEFGLTLSEPQQPTEQ is encoded by the coding sequence ATGAGAGCCATTGCACTCATATTCACTATACTTGTATTACTCGCTTGCGATAAAAAGAAAGAAGAAGCTCCGATAGAACAGATCGTAGGAACTAAATATTCTGGCGGGGATCAGTACGTTTATAAAAATCCGGGAACCAGAGAAAAATCAGAACAAGTTACTCTAGTTTACGAATTCGAAGAAGTCAACGGACTTGAAATCGTTTCTCACGAATCAACTGATCCTAAAGGAAAGAAAACAGTCACAGAATACCTGAAACTCAGAACAGTAGATGGAAAAGAAGGATTCGGACTTCTGAAAAACTTTTATGATGCAGTTCTATTTGTTGTAGGTGATGGAGACACAGCATTTGCTAAAAATTCTCTCACTTCTCCTTCTAAGGGAAAACTAGAAAAAGGAATGTCCTGTTTCGAGTCCGAAGCAAGCGGAGAATTCTCTAAAGTACGTTGTTATGGTTCCATTGTAAAAGGCGGGAAATTAAATAACTTGTATGATATTTGGATCCAGCCTTTTTCTTCTAATATTTCCAGAGATCCACTTTTAAGTGATAGTGTTCGTAATCTAAAAGCAGCCAGTTTAAAACTGATTGAACTCAATAAAACTTCGGATCCAGCTAAACAAGAGGAATTGAAAAAGTCTGCTTCCACCGCGTTAAAGACTGTCTCAGAGAAAGGGGATATCTATCAAGAATCTGCAAATTCTATTGCGACTGAATTCGGCTTAACGCTGTCCGAACCACAACAACCAACCGAACAATAA
- a CDS encoding lipoprotein LipL21, with the protein MIKKVIVIALSAALLTYCGANTAQKDATSVGDGGWSFEGWGGPPEQRNDGKTPRDTNPKDYYYMKFASRASAKAVAKKSLAMMQSTCREASRLQGASDVVKKMVGETVESASGVSDGEATASVIVGTSAGIVKGVGVYECKATGPGSDPNDVSKDNWEECQCVIYAKFPGGRDALVAKAQEIGK; encoded by the coding sequence ATGATCAAGAAAGTAATCGTTATTGCGCTGTCTGCTGCATTACTTACCTACTGCGGAGCAAATACCGCTCAAAAAGACGCAACTTCCGTTGGTGACGGAGGATGGTCTTTCGAAGGTTGGGGTGGACCGCCTGAGCAAAGAAACGACGGTAAAACTCCAAGAGATACCAACCCGAAAGACTATTATTACATGAAGTTCGCTTCTCGTGCATCCGCTAAGGCTGTTGCGAAAAAAAGTCTCGCTATGATGCAGTCTACTTGCCGCGAAGCTTCTCGCTTGCAAGGTGCTTCCGACGTTGTTAAAAAAATGGTCGGTGAGACTGTTGAATCTGCATCCGGAGTTTCCGACGGTGAAGCAACTGCTTCCGTTATCGTTGGTACTTCTGCAGGTATCGTTAAAGGAGTGGGAGTTTACGAGTGTAAAGCTACCGGTCCAGGTTCCGATCCTAATGATGTTTCTAAAGACAACTGGGAAGAATGCCAGTGTGTTATTTACGCTAAATTTCCAGGTGGACGCGACGCTCTCGTAGCAAAAGCTCAAGAAATCGGTAAATAA
- a CDS encoding LIC10012 family protein: protein MSKNFQNYLFVLLTLAASDAIATTVAFLPGNWEGQAPQSLEGTGEKPYELAKLGQFYATRIYSVQIKEQLSPNSDPEIKDFLIPQVSREKFKQTCSRLKPDYVVRDQLSIEEKIRIDRSVYDCNLSKMEEYSIIGRKDLFETLEKLTKDSFPLVPKKKIKEYSREPVRAAKSQIIVLDSSYSYAPERKEFMSQLEAISWQPETKFRLVVFSENGSKVFPESSRSEFIKQWKDFKSEGKSNTQDLTNALLRLRRILSSEDSPGKKKERMISILTNAKASNSISGYGAAIEGLNQIGAKVSILYSSYAGPEARREHKEAAKRGAEFREVSYFQRIVTPRDSKTLVFKEGKLYSTSASPDSKMKLEDSSLEKVEFAGKYSLGEFLNPWSLGSIYEEVKKEKILTSEPVRSNFASLFSSSVSEASNSEYFGNFPKVLVKSGSKAFWIRVPNLSGFSEGKKGAWAVTFLSSSFSSEGVEVIPDSLERYTFSTAKILECDPSVARNYLRNTEKFKFDCLVKGEILEVSQP from the coding sequence TTGTCAAAAAATTTCCAAAATTATCTTTTTGTTCTGCTAACTCTGGCGGCTAGCGACGCAATAGCGACGACGGTTGCTTTTCTTCCTGGAAATTGGGAAGGACAAGCTCCTCAATCCTTAGAAGGAACAGGAGAAAAGCCGTATGAGTTGGCAAAATTAGGCCAGTTTTACGCGACTAGAATCTATTCAGTTCAGATAAAAGAGCAACTCTCTCCAAATTCAGATCCGGAAATAAAAGATTTTCTAATTCCTCAGGTCTCGAGAGAAAAATTCAAACAAACTTGTTCCAGACTCAAGCCGGATTATGTAGTTCGAGACCAGTTATCAATTGAGGAAAAGATCCGGATCGATCGCTCCGTGTACGATTGTAATCTTTCTAAAATGGAAGAATACTCTATCATAGGTAGAAAAGATCTATTCGAGACCTTAGAAAAGTTGACCAAGGATTCTTTTCCTTTAGTTCCCAAGAAAAAGATAAAAGAATATTCCAGAGAGCCAGTCCGAGCGGCGAAGTCTCAGATCATTGTGCTTGATTCTTCTTATTCCTACGCGCCCGAAAGAAAAGAATTTATGTCGCAATTAGAAGCGATCTCCTGGCAACCTGAGACAAAATTTCGTCTGGTTGTTTTTAGTGAGAATGGCTCCAAAGTTTTTCCGGAATCGAGCCGCTCCGAGTTTATCAAACAGTGGAAGGATTTTAAATCAGAAGGAAAATCTAATACCCAAGATCTTACGAACGCACTTCTTCGCTTAAGAAGAATTCTAAGTTCGGAAGATTCTCCTGGAAAGAAGAAGGAAAGAATGATTAGCATTCTTACTAATGCTAAAGCGTCCAATTCAATTAGCGGATACGGCGCTGCTATTGAGGGATTGAACCAGATCGGAGCTAAAGTTTCCATTCTATATTCTTCCTATGCCGGGCCGGAAGCACGTAGGGAACATAAGGAAGCCGCTAAAAGAGGAGCAGAATTTAGAGAGGTTTCCTATTTCCAGAGAATAGTCACTCCGAGAGATTCTAAAACTTTGGTATTCAAAGAAGGAAAATTATACAGCACTAGTGCTTCTCCTGATTCCAAAATGAAACTAGAGGATTCTTCCCTTGAAAAAGTGGAGTTTGCAGGTAAGTATTCCCTGGGAGAATTCTTAAATCCCTGGAGCTTGGGAAGTATTTACGAAGAAGTGAAGAAGGAGAAAATCCTCACTTCTGAACCGGTTCGCAGTAATTTTGCATCTTTATTCTCCAGTTCCGTAAGTGAGGCTTCCAATTCCGAATATTTCGGAAATTTTCCAAAAGTTTTAGTAAAATCAGGGTCTAAGGCGTTCTGGATCCGAGTTCCAAACCTATCTGGATTTTCAGAAGGAAAAAAAGGAGCGTGGGCGGTTACGTTTCTTTCATCCTCTTTTTCTTCAGAGGGGGTCGAAGTAATACCGGATTCGTTAGAACGATATACTTTCTCTACAGCTAAAATTTTAGAATGTGATCCATCAGTTGCTCGAAATTATCTGAGAAACACGGAAAAATTCAAATTCGATTGTTTAGTAAAGGGAGAGATCCTGGAAGTTTCTCAGCCGTAG
- a CDS encoding sigma 54-interacting transcriptional regulator yields MEESNFIALSPSTRKILDRMKQAVSSDLPILFLGESGTGKSYLGYLFHSYCKDRFPQYQVFDFSVSESEEETSEIFSKLDGKVGVTIFLEAISNLNPSFQVQLLQKIRNEKGKNRYLLSDQPDLPEKVKSGKVQESLMTEIQTVQVKIPTLRERKEDIPPLTRFFLDLIGKRYNRKNIKISEKLGKFLLEYDYPGNLHQLKNLLEAMVSMHNVKTLDTKHLPPELFETGYKQNDNLSVRTGIPLRDYEREIIRRNLILVNGNREKAARILGISERTIYRKITEFELFDSEDGKNPPSS; encoded by the coding sequence ATGGAAGAATCTAATTTTATTGCATTATCCCCTTCGACCCGGAAAATCCTTGATCGAATGAAACAAGCGGTTTCCTCCGATCTACCTATCTTGTTTTTAGGAGAATCCGGGACAGGAAAAAGTTATTTAGGATATCTGTTCCATTCCTATTGTAAAGACAGGTTTCCCCAATACCAAGTTTTCGATTTTTCCGTTTCCGAGTCGGAGGAAGAAACTTCCGAGATCTTTTCTAAGTTAGACGGCAAAGTTGGTGTAACGATCTTTTTAGAAGCGATCTCAAATTTAAATCCAAGTTTTCAAGTTCAGCTCTTACAAAAGATACGCAATGAAAAAGGAAAGAATAGATACTTACTCTCCGATCAGCCTGATCTTCCTGAAAAAGTAAAATCAGGTAAAGTACAAGAATCCTTGATGACTGAGATCCAAACTGTTCAAGTAAAAATTCCTACACTAAGAGAAAGAAAGGAAGATATTCCTCCCTTGACCCGATTTTTTCTAGACCTGATCGGTAAAAGATATAATCGGAAGAATATTAAAATTTCTGAAAAGTTAGGAAAGTTCCTATTAGAGTACGATTATCCAGGTAATCTTCATCAATTAAAGAATCTTTTGGAAGCAATGGTATCCATGCATAATGTAAAGACATTGGATACAAAACATCTTCCTCCTGAATTATTCGAAACAGGTTATAAACAAAATGATAATTTGTCTGTTCGTACTGGAATTCCTCTCAGAGATTATGAAAGAGAGATTATCAGACGCAATTTGATCCTCGTGAACGGGAATAGAGAAAAGGCTGCGAGAATATTAGGTATTTCTGAAAGAACGATCTATAGAAAGATCACCGAGTTCGAACTGTTCGATTCCGAGGATGGAAAAAATCCTCCATCTTCCTGA
- a CDS encoding DNA polymerase III subunit delta, whose protein sequence is MISVADTKVSNSYENLIDFLHKTKPSLESLPQILFVISQDSYEFGVVSDLYKAAYKKSADPYEIVVFVAEPGDLENFQNEAGNLDMFAAQKLFIIKSGVTFFKPWMGKTKSKTSPKSFSVPETVRILIHYDHWDLPKELISIFGDKVSHFKSSKIFPDKRKEAFLRASKEVEVKLDDEAEEEFLLKVSPSAGAYLRNLEKLKLYLGKKSFNLADLKEVLFQSSEFSSSEIVDYFFEKDYGRFSREFTKFKIGKDSLLIFLSLLKDHLDKLRIYKIILRMYDKVLSEKEQSDLLGIAAYSPARKNHTFKRLRRESSVFNDMEIKELYEFLLEMNQKIKTGSEKEETVYYFFRKMEDFFHPRNRTVRTR, encoded by the coding sequence ATGATTTCCGTGGCCGATACCAAAGTTTCGAATTCTTATGAGAATCTGATCGATTTCCTGCACAAAACAAAGCCCAGCCTGGAATCATTGCCTCAGATACTTTTTGTGATCTCTCAGGATTCATACGAATTCGGTGTCGTTAGCGATCTATACAAGGCAGCTTACAAAAAAAGCGCGGATCCATATGAGATCGTGGTGTTTGTAGCGGAGCCAGGTGATCTGGAGAATTTTCAAAACGAAGCCGGAAACTTAGATATGTTCGCGGCCCAAAAATTATTCATCATCAAGTCGGGCGTTACATTCTTCAAACCTTGGATGGGAAAAACAAAATCCAAAACATCTCCCAAATCTTTTTCAGTTCCGGAGACGGTCAGAATTCTGATCCATTACGATCATTGGGATCTTCCTAAAGAATTGATCTCTATATTCGGAGATAAGGTCTCTCATTTTAAATCTTCTAAAATATTTCCTGATAAAAGAAAGGAAGCCTTCTTAAGAGCATCCAAAGAAGTAGAAGTAAAATTAGACGATGAAGCAGAAGAAGAATTTTTACTCAAAGTAAGTCCGAGCGCAGGCGCATACTTAAGAAATTTAGAAAAACTGAAATTATATTTAGGAAAGAAAAGTTTCAATCTCGCAGATCTAAAAGAAGTATTATTCCAGAGTTCCGAATTCAGTTCTTCTGAAATTGTAGATTATTTTTTCGAAAAGGATTACGGGAGATTTTCCAGAGAATTTACTAAATTCAAAATAGGTAAGGACTCACTTCTTATCTTTCTTTCGTTATTGAAAGATCATTTGGATAAATTAAGGATTTATAAAATTATTCTGAGAATGTACGACAAGGTACTGAGCGAAAAAGAACAGTCCGATCTGCTTGGAATAGCGGCGTATTCTCCCGCTCGAAAGAACCACACGTTTAAAAGACTCAGAAGAGAAAGTTCTGTGTTTAACGATATGGAAATTAAGGAACTATACGAATTCTTATTGGAAATGAACCAAAAGATCAAAACTGGTTCCGAAAAAGAAGAAACCGTATATTACTTCTTCAGGAAGATGGAGGATTTTTTCCATCCTCGGAATCGAACAGTTCGAACTCGGTGA
- a CDS encoding nucleoside triphosphate pyrophosphatase, with protein MLILRSQSPRRKEILQSLGLHFQILPLPTDETSLHEETPVRYLERVTLAKLGPKPNDPEEVILSSDTIVVFQNKILQKPADDSEAFSMLSELSGKTHQVYSGLGIMTKDEKIFDYDVSEVEFHSWSKSEILEYIKICKPHDKAGSYGIQDPNSPAKSFQGSYSNILGFPIRKFFLCHTLWSRFL; from the coding sequence ATGCTTATTCTGAGATCTCAATCTCCAAGACGAAAGGAGATCTTACAATCCTTAGGACTACATTTCCAAATCCTTCCTTTGCCTACGGACGAAACTAGTCTTCATGAAGAAACACCCGTTCGTTATTTGGAAAGAGTGACTTTAGCAAAACTTGGACCCAAGCCGAACGATCCAGAAGAAGTAATCTTATCCTCGGATACGATCGTAGTTTTTCAAAATAAGATACTGCAAAAACCTGCAGATGATTCGGAAGCATTCTCCATGCTCTCTGAACTTTCCGGAAAAACACATCAAGTGTATTCAGGACTTGGAATAATGACTAAGGACGAAAAAATTTTCGATTACGATGTTTCAGAAGTAGAATTCCATTCTTGGAGCAAATCTGAAATTTTAGAATATATTAAAATTTGCAAACCCCATGATAAGGCAGGGTCCTACGGGATCCAAGATCCAAATTCACCTGCCAAAAGTTTTCAAGGATCTTATTCTAATATTTTAGGATTTCCGATCCGCAAATTTTTCTTATGCCATACTCTTTGGAGCAGGTTTCTCTGA